In one Arenibacter antarcticus genomic region, the following are encoded:
- a CDS encoding BLUF domain-containing protein has product MYQLTYQSTAMSHISEEDIKAILESARNRNNILEVTGCLVFHNFRFVQIIEGKKKQIKTLFADIERDKRHFDVELLWEGNIQERGFSDWNMAYYKPAEKKVNESDLRNFERNLLLLSELSESTTATLGMFWVGVQKLLVENAH; this is encoded by the coding sequence ATGTATCAACTAACGTATCAGTCAACGGCTATGTCGCATATTTCAGAGGAAGACATTAAAGCCATATTGGAATCCGCGCGAAATAGAAATAATATTTTGGAGGTAACTGGTTGTTTGGTATTTCATAATTTTAGATTTGTACAAATCATAGAAGGAAAAAAGAAACAAATCAAAACTTTGTTTGCGGATATTGAGCGAGATAAAAGACACTTCGATGTGGAGTTATTGTGGGAAGGCAATATTCAAGAGAGGGGTTTTAGTGATTGGAATATGGCCTATTATAAGCCTGCTGAGAAGAAGGTAAACGAGTCGGATCTTAGAAATTTTGAACGAAACTTATTGTTGCTTTCAGAGCTTTCAGAATCTACCACTGCAACTTTGGGTATGTTTTGGGTTGGGGTGCAAAAACTTTTAGTAGAGAATGCACATTAA